CCAGCGTGATGATGATTTCTTCTTTGCAGGAAAAGTGGTTATAAATCGTCCCTTTGGAATATTCGAGCATGCTCGTCAGACGATCCATATTCAGGCCGTTGTAGCCCCCTTCAATGAACATGGGGCGTGCGCATTCGAGAATCTTCGCTTCACGTTCCTGAATTTCACGTTGTTTGCGATCACTGGTTTTCATAACATCCTCATTTTGACGGATCGTCAATTTCTGTCAACATTTTTCTCTGGTTTATTTGAGTTTCCGCACAGATTCCCCAGTCAGAACTTCAAAAGCTTGCTTAGGCACCATATTATTATTGACGTTAGCCATTAGTGCAATTGAACTTAACTCAACATTGTTCTTCATCGCTGAATTGAGAGCGAAGCAGCCCTCGAAGCGCGTCGGAGGTCTAGAGAAAGCAGACAGCTGACCATTCACGACGTCAATTCCATCAGAATCACGGTGATCACTTCAGCGGGAGCGGTACGAATCATTAGAGAACCAGTGCATGTCCTCGATATCAGTCACACGGCAAGACTTACTTGCTCTGCTCTTCTTTCTGCTTCTGGTATTCTTTGAGTTTACGATAAAGTGTTCGCTCGCCTATGCCCAGCATTTTCGCCGCTTCTTCACGTTTGCCATCAGCCAGATCAAGGGCCCGTTCAATATAATACCGTTCCACTTCCGCGAACGGTCGGCCGATCAGAAAATCAGCCCCCGAACGATCGGAGGTATAACTACTGTCGCCTTCCGGCCCTCCCAATGGGACAATTTCTTCAGGCAAATCATCTAAATCCAGCACGCCATCCGTATCAAGAACCAGCATTCGCTCGGCTGCATTTCGCAACTGACGAATATTTCCCGGCCAGTCATAAGCCATCAGAGCGCGGCGGGCAGCGCGAGAAACTCCTTCGTAAGGTTTATCGTACTGAGAAGAAAGTTCTTTCAAAAAGTGATCGGTGAGCAAAGGGATATCTCCCCTGCGTTCTCGCAGAGGAGGCAGCTCAATTTTGACCACAGACAAGCGGTAGTAGAGGTCCTGCCGAAACGATCCCTGCTTGACCATCTCTAGTAGGTCAGCATTTGTAGCTGCCACCAGTCGTACATTCAAAGTGATTTCTTCATTCGTGCCCAGCCGGGCAATTTTGCGATCTTCCAACACACGCAATAACTTAATCTGCGTCTGCATCGGCATTTCACCGACTTCATCGAGAAACAGCGTTCCTCCGTTCGCATGCTCAAATTTACCAATCCGCTTTCCCACGGCACCGGTAAACGCACCTTGTTCATGCCCGAAGAGTTCACTTTCCAGAATACTATCGGGCAACGCCGATATATTCAGAGGCACAAATGGTTTGCTTTTCCGTTCGCTGTTTTGATGAATCGCACGAGCTACCAGTTCTTTGCCAGTCCCACTTTCACCTTCAATCAAAACGGTACTGTTGGTTGACGCCACATTCTTCAGTTTGTCAACAATTTTATGCATTTGGGGCGTATTACCAATCACCCCTTCAAAGCCAAATTTTTCATCGAGCCGACGATGCAGCTCCGCATTCCGACGCATCAGTCGCACTCGAGTCGAGGCCTTCTCTACGGCGTTACGCAGCTCGCTAATATCGAGTGGCTTCGTCAGATACGTATACGCGCCCAGCTGCATTGCGGTCACGGCGGAATTGATCGAACCATGCCCGGTCAGCACAATCACTTCTGCATCGGGTAGCTCTTCCTTGGCTGTTCTGAGAATCGATAAGCCATCTACCCCATCCATACGTAAATCAGTGATGACAATGTCAGCTGTCTCACGCTCAATCAGTTTGGCCCCCTGCTCTCCAGAGGTCGCAATCTTACATTCACACCCCACACGCTCCAGGCTTTCTGCCACAGCCTGTGCATGGGCTTCATCGTCATCAATAATCAAGACCCGAATCACAATCGATTCGAGGTCTGTATCCTTTGTGTCTTTTGAGCTCATCGAGCAGACTCTAAGCCTTTACTGATTCAAATAGGAAGGTGTTACTCCCGCCGGGAGTGACTTTTTCTCAAGATAATTTTAGCCTAAAACGAGTCAATCACCACCCGTACAAGCCACATCTGACTCTAGTCGAAAACAAATCTCTGCGTTCAATAATGCGTCTTCAGCATACCGGAAACGAGATGGTAAAGCGAGTTCCCCGCCCTGGTTCACTTTCACATTCAATCGTCCCATGATGCGCATCGATGATTTTTTTGACCGTCGGCAGACCTAAGCCGCTGCCTCCGGATTTGGTAGAAAAGAAAGCATCAAACATTCGTGACTTCACTTTTTCATCAATGCCTTTCCCATTATCAATCAGGTCAAGATAAACCATTCCGTTTTTGTGATAGGTCTGCAACTCAATCAGTCCACCATCGGGCATGGCTTGAATCACGTTTAGAGCCAAGTTCATCAGCACCTGCCGAAACAAAGCTTGATCCACCTGAATCGGTGGCAAATCTGCATCAAAGTGCGGACTGATCTCAATATTCGCCTCTCGTGCCTGCGGTCGAAAAAAGTCGATAAAATCACTGACTAGATCATTCAGATTCGCTGCACTCAAAGCCAGCTTACCGACTCTGGCAAATTGCAGAAATGCATCCAGGATATCCTGCAGATGCTTACATTCCCGCTGCACACTTTCGACTTTTTTCAACATCCGATGTTTCGCCGGAACATCGAGAGAATCCAGATCTTCGGTGAGCAACTCCAGATTCATGCTCATGGTCGAAAGAGGATTCTTGATTTCGTGAGCCAGGCCACCAGCAAGGGTCGCGATTTCCGAATACTGTGCTTCAAACTTTTCGCGTTCACCAACGCTTAACGGGCTCTCATTCATTGCAGATGTTCTCGACATTGAATCTTCCCAACCATTCAACATTCAATTGAAGTGCAAACGACTCATACTTCGATTGATCTATGTATTACTAGTCTCATGTCTATATAAATAAAACGATGAAGTCATCTCACGTCGAGCTCCTTCATCGTTTTATAGTTTTATCAGATCAAAGACAAACGTCTTTTATTCTTCTTCAGCGTCCGCTTCACCATCTCCGTTGCTTTCTGCCGCCTGTTCCGCCAGAACAGCTTTACGGGAAAGTTTAACACGGTTCTGATCATCGACGGCAATCACTTTGACCTGCAAGCGGTCACCCATCTTGCAGATATCACCAACTGATTTAACGAATCCGTCAGACAGTTCGCTGATGTGGCACAGGCCATCTTTACCTGGAGCAATCTCGATGAATGCACCAAATTCTTTGATTGAGCTGACCACACCATCATAAATACGACCTACACGAATTTCTTCGGTCAATGCTTCGATGTGTGCCATCGCTTTTTCAACAACAGAAACGTTTCCACCGGATACCGTAACAGTACCATCATCCTGGATATCGATAGTCGCACCAGTTTCTTCCTGAATCGCACGGATTGTTTTTCCGCCAGGTCCGATCAGCAAGCCAATCTTTTCAGGATTGATCTTAGTCTGATGCAGTCGAGGTGCATAAGCAGAAATCTCAGCACGAGGACGACGAATGGCAGTCAACATCGTTCGTAACAGATCCAGTCGGGCTGTTTTGGCCTGATCCAAGGTCGCACGAATAATTTCTTCGCTGATCCCTTCATTCTTCAGGTCCAGCTGAATTCCTGTAATCCCTTTCTGGGTTCCGGCAACTTTGAAGTCCATATCACAGAAGTGATCTTCATCACCAATGATGTCAGTCAGAACTTTAAACTCATCACCAGAGGTCACCAGACCGATTGAAATCCCAGCGACAGGCTGACGCAAAGGAACACCGGCATCCATTAGAGCCAATGTCGCTGAACAGACAGACGCCATCGAACTACTTCCGTTGGATTCAAGAATATCGGAAATCACACGGATTGTATAAGGAAAATCTTCTTCGCTTGGCATAACAGGTGCCACAGAACGTTCTGCCAGACAACCATGACCAATCTCGCGACGTCCTGGTCCTCGAATCGGTCGGCATTCCCCCACAGAAAACGAAGGGAAGTAGTAATGCAACATAAATCGTTGCAATTCTTCTTCAAACAGACCATCAACACGTTGCTTGTCACGAGATGTTCCCAATGTGACGGTAGCCATCGACTGGGTTTCACCTCGTGTGAATAAAGCTGAACCGTGAACGCGTGGTAAAGGTCCTGTTTCACAGGAAACATCACGCAGCATATCAGGAGTACGTCCATCCAGACGACGACCTGACATAGCCAGCTCACGCACGGCTCGCTCTTCGAGATCATGAAACGCTTCGCCGAACTGGCCACGAGTCGCACCATCTTCGGTTGTCTCGGCTTCTTCCGGGAAGAACTTTTCAATCAGTTCATCGCGAATGGCTTTGGCACCTTCACGTCGTTCTGCTTTGACTGTGCTTTGCATCGCAGAGTTCAGTCGCTGATAGATCGCATCATCCAACTTGGCGATGAAGGGATTTTCCGGAGGTGCTTCATACTCAAATGGTTCAATACCTGCTTTATCCCGCAATTCCAATTGCAGTTTGCAGATCTTACCCAGCTCTTTATGAGCGAACATAATGGCGGCTGCCATTTCGTCCTCAGGAATTTGATCGCCAAATCCTTCGATCATCAACACAGATTCAACTGTTCCGGCGACAATCAGGTCCAGATCACTTTCCGCAATCTGTTCGCGTGTCGGGAAGGGAATCAGCTCACCGTCAATGCGACCGACTCGTACTGCACCAATGGGTCCCTTGAAGGGAACAGGTGAGAGACAGAGAGCAGCACTGGCTGCATTGATAGAAAGCACGTCCGGGTCATTCACGCCATCGCATGACATGACATTAGACTGGATTT
This window of the Gimesia fumaroli genome carries:
- a CDS encoding sigma-54-dependent transcriptional regulator; the encoded protein is MSSKDTKDTDLESIVIRVLIIDDDEAHAQAVAESLERVGCECKIATSGEQGAKLIERETADIVITDLRMDGVDGLSILRTAKEELPDAEVIVLTGHGSINSAVTAMQLGAYTYLTKPLDISELRNAVEKASTRVRLMRRNAELHRRLDEKFGFEGVIGNTPQMHKIVDKLKNVASTNSTVLIEGESGTGKELVARAIHQNSERKSKPFVPLNISALPDSILESELFGHEQGAFTGAVGKRIGKFEHANGGTLFLDEVGEMPMQTQIKLLRVLEDRKIARLGTNEEITLNVRLVAATNADLLEMVKQGSFRQDLYYRLSVVKIELPPLRERRGDIPLLTDHFLKELSSQYDKPYEGVSRAARRALMAYDWPGNIRQLRNAAERMLVLDTDGVLDLDDLPEEIVPLGGPEGDSSYTSDRSGADFLIGRPFAEVERYYIERALDLADGKREEAAKMLGIGERTLYRKLKEYQKQKEEQSK
- a CDS encoding sensor histidine kinase; this translates as MSRTSAMNESPLSVGEREKFEAQYSEIATLAGGLAHEIKNPLSTMSMNLELLTEDLDSLDVPAKHRMLKKVESVQRECKHLQDILDAFLQFARVGKLALSAANLNDLVSDFIDFFRPQAREANIEISPHFDADLPPIQVDQALFRQVLMNLALNVIQAMPDGGLIELQTYHKNGMVYLDLIDNGKGIDEKVKSRMFDAFFSTKSGGSGLGLPTVKKIIDAHHGTIECESEPGRGTRFTISFPVC
- the pnp gene encoding polyribonucleotide nucleotidyltransferase, with amino-acid sequence MKVVVECEVGGQNLSLTTGQLAKQAAGSVLIQYGETVVFVASATGPARPGIDFFPLTVDYRERTAAAGKFPGGFLKREGRPTTKEILTARLTDRPIRPLFPKGFNDELQIQSNVMSCDGVNDPDVLSINAASAALCLSPVPFKGPIGAVRVGRIDGELIPFPTREQIAESDLDLIVAGTVESVLMIEGFGDQIPEDEMAAAIMFAHKELGKICKLQLELRDKAGIEPFEYEAPPENPFIAKLDDAIYQRLNSAMQSTVKAERREGAKAIRDELIEKFFPEEAETTEDGATRGQFGEAFHDLEERAVRELAMSGRRLDGRTPDMLRDVSCETGPLPRVHGSALFTRGETQSMATVTLGTSRDKQRVDGLFEEELQRFMLHYYFPSFSVGECRPIRGPGRREIGHGCLAERSVAPVMPSEEDFPYTIRVISDILESNGSSSMASVCSATLALMDAGVPLRQPVAGISIGLVTSGDEFKVLTDIIGDEDHFCDMDFKVAGTQKGITGIQLDLKNEGISEEIIRATLDQAKTARLDLLRTMLTAIRRPRAEISAYAPRLHQTKINPEKIGLLIGPGGKTIRAIQEETGATIDIQDDGTVTVSGGNVSVVEKAMAHIEALTEEIRVGRIYDGVVSSIKEFGAFIEIAPGKDGLCHISELSDGFVKSVGDICKMGDRLQVKVIAVDDQNRVKLSRKAVLAEQAAESNGDGEADAEEE